The nucleotide window cttttttttttatttcctatAATGCCCCGTGCCCCTTCAAGTTCACATGCTCCTCCCATTGCTAAGGTCACCTCCTGTTTGGTTTGAACTATGAAAAGTAAGACACAAGTATTACTAAACGTGCATTGGGTAGAAATTCAGATTCTCGTAAACATAATTTAGGTTTAAAATCTTTCAAGAAACATTTTCAGAAGATAAATCAAAATCATGGTATGAGGCTGGTTGGCTAGTTTTTTTCTAAAAAGTTGTATAAATTAATATGTTTGGGAAAAAAATCAAATATTCAAACCCGTGGCCTCTAGTCTCACATGAGCTTTCTCTACCACTACACTAAACATTTATCATGTTACATATTTTTCTCGAACATGCAAGAGAATTACATATCATTTCACTGAGGCCCGTTTGGATTCTTGGAATCCAATCTATTACACCTAAAAAATAAGTAAAGTCATCATCTAGGTCGCCCGCtccatggcaaaaaaaaaaaaacaccttaAAAAACAACGTCCCTATTTCTAATCTGAAAAATACGACAAAAAACCCGACAAAAAAAATGTTTCCAATCGAAAAAATCAAAtacagcaaaaaaaaaaggtaCGGCAAAACAAAAAAAACGACAAAAAAAGTTACAGAAACAAACTCCTCCACATCCCCCGTTTCAGAAACAAACTCTTCCATATCCccgtttaaaaaaaacaaatacagCAAAAATACGTTTGCGAAAAAAAACATATACGGCAAAAAAAAACCCGTTTCAGAAACAAACTCATCCAGATCAAAAATTATATACATAACCATTTCCGAAACAAAATGTTCCACATTCAAAATCATATAAACGACTTATTACAGGCCGATGAAATCGATCATCGAGTTTGGCCCTGAAAAATCTTGGTCTCTCATCCGAATAAGGCGTCGAGTCCGATCAGTAGCCCCGTCGCCTGTGCTTAATAAAATCCACGGGCATTTTCCACGGTGTTCTGGAAGATGTAGTCGATAAACGAGCACGTTACTAGACGTCTCGTCGTCCGGCACACATTAGCCCGCATAAGGTCGCATGCCTCCGTGGTGGTGGCCGAAGACGAGGAGGAGTTGACCTGAGACGCCTTCAAAGACAAGGAGGCGGTAGGCGTATGCTTCGACAGCAAGGCCACCGGGCTGGACGGGTGGTGCCCAGAGCCGCCGCCTGCTGCCGCCGCGTTCTCTGGCCAGCGGAGTAGCCGGCTTCGTGCGGCAACCAGGGAGCTGGGACGTGCGTCTCGCATGAGAGGAAGGCATCGGCGATTGATTATTGTTGCCGTATAGGAGATGCACCCCATATTTTTGGGCGCCGTTTTTAGTTATTATTAAGGAAGTAAACAGTGTGGGTGGGTGGGCGTGTGTGTGTtgtggtggtgggggtggggggtgTTTGAATCGGGGAGGGGTGCAGATCGCGTGAGGGTTGTGTCCGAGATTCCGACTCCGAATTTTTCTTTGCGGCAGCGGGCGCGTGCGCGTGCGCGaagttaggccccgtttagatccaaaaattttttggattttggctcactgtagcatttcgtttatatttaataattagtgtctaattatggactaattaggttcaaaagtttcgtctcgcgatttctcgactaactgtgtaattagtttttttttcgtctacatttagtactccatgcatgtgccgcaagattcgatgtgacaggtactatgCAAAAAATTTTGGCAACTGAACGGGACCTTACGGTGGACGAAACCACTCCGTATATTTTAAGTAGTAATAATAAAAGAGGAGCTGCAGCGTATGTACTCGTAACTATCAGCGAAGTTGACGTCATAGAACGAGACGATGGCAAGGGAAAGCAGGACGCGAGGACTGGTGTGACAACGGTGACGGAGATGATCCATGACAATGGAGTGCCCTTGTGGAGCTTCATAGCCGCGAGGGGCGTATGCAAACGATGAGAAAAAAAAACCTCGTGGATGGACACTTCAACATGAAAAAAGGACAAGGATATACAGAGTAAATGGAAAGATACCAtggttccatatatatatataaagaaatttATAAATAGTTTAGGGTCgccaatataaatttgtgtattagttttttaaaattttctaaaaataatcaaATTTGTCGTCGTAGATGCGCGTGAGTAAAAATATAGCCCCCGTACAACGTACGTGCATATATCTAGTAAATTATAATTTAAACACgtattaagctaatatagttatatatgaaatatatttatatactATTGTTAGCCATGAAAGAGAAATGCTTATATGTTTTATTTCTACTATAAGAAAGTGGGTTGAAGAACGTGTTATAAGTTGCAGAGTAGAAACATAACATGGTGATCTATATGATCAATTTTCATCTCTCACCCTATGAATTTAAGCTAGACCAGAAAGTTGTGGAATCTTAAATTCCAAACTAAATAGCCCCATTGAGTAGATTCCAATTCTTCAAAATGAAGGGGTCCGAACAACCtctaagagaagaaaaaaaaaagatgaatgaACAATAAAAAGGAAGGAGGAGAAGAACCCCTTCCCATGGAAAATACTATACTAGAGAAACTAGCCTTCCACCGCTAACATGATAAGGGACATGTTCTAGCTTATAATCTGATTGTTGGTGTGAAAAAAGCAAGATTCTCACCAAACACTTTGATTGTGTTTGATTCTTTTGATCGCCGCTTTTGATTATGTTTGATTCTTTTAACCTCCGCTTCTGAACTTTAAACTAACATAATTAAGAATCAAAAAATTCTCACGGTACCGATGATTATAATTGAGTCAATTATAAGTGTCCGCAAACAGAGTCAAGGCCAAAGAAAGTACTCCACTACAAGTTATTCGGTAAATTTTCAATTTAAATTAAAGTCTAAAAATTTAAATAAAACATATATTTAGAATACATATATTTGATATCCTGAACAACTTTAGAAATAATTATCAACTACACAGTTGTAGATCGCATTGAGATCTACAACATTGATGTAGAACATCTAAAATTTGATGTTATTTGGAAAAATTttcaatttaaattttaaaatctaaaaTTGAACATACATTTGATATTCTAAACAACTTTAAACAAAAAGTAATTATATCAACTACAAAGCTCTAGATCGCATTTAGCCCTGCAACTTTGCTACAGACCATGTTAACATGTGAGATCGTTTGAAAATTATAAAATCCAAATTATAAAATCTAATAACTCTAAACAATTATTTTACTCTAAACAGCTACAATTTTACCTCTTCAAGCCTCCTAAATTAAAAACTTAGAAGTTACAATTTTCATCAATCGCCATTACCTTAAGTACCTCAAAAAGGCTCTTGTGCCTTGAAAAAGTCGTGAACACCTGTAAGTAGCAGCATCCAGGCTGTTGGTACCAAACCCAGCCAAAGGAGGTGCAGAGCACACCAAATCTGTGGCAACTTCGTTCACCAGGAGAAGCAAAAGAGAGCACCACCAGAAGCATAGCTTATTCATTACCAAGGTACACAGCATATATTAACATGACCACAACTGCTTTCGTCTAGAGCTCTATACTTCACTCACTCCATGCTCCATGGGACCATTCAACTGCGCACACACACACAGTTGATGTCCAAAGGGCCAACAAAGTTTTGTTGCATTTCATGCGTGCACAGGACCTGACCTCAGTCACTCTTGATCTCCTCAGAGCGTAGAGAGGTCGGGTACAGCAGCTGCTTGCCGCCAGACTCGGCCATCGTCCTGCTCGCCGTGTCGGCCTGCCTGGCGCCATGGCCGTGCATGTACAGGAGGCGGTAGCAGATCTCGACGACCTCCGGCGCGAACACCCGCCACAGATACATCGCCCTGAACCACGCCGGCACGGTGAGGTATCGCTCGCCTTGCTGCGCTGCCTGTACCATGGCCTTGGCGCAGTTCTTGTCGTACTCCACCGGGAACAGACCGATCTGAGCCTGAAACATGCACAGCACAGCCATCTTCATCAGCATATTATTAACGTGTTATTAGTTCCAACACGATTGCAATCGCAGGGTCATCGGCTGATCAGTATCAGTGTTGTCACTCACGTCGCACATTTCTTGATCAACCTCCACCTCGCCATGCTCCTTGAGGTACTTCCCTTTGGACATCTCGGACTCGATCCACCCGGGCGTCACCACCGTGATCCCGACTTGGCTTCCCAGCTCGGTCTGCAGCGTCTCGAAGAAGTTCATGAGGGCAGCATTGGCAGCCTGAATGAACATAAATAAGTACGTACACATGAAACTGGCAGAGTTTCGAAGTCCCAGCATGCTGAAATGAAATCTTGTTGTCTGAGCGGATGAAAAAAAAAGTTCCCTACATTATAGAAGCTCATTCTAGGAACTGGGTTCCATCCGGTTGCAGATGCAGTCACCACGATTCTTCCTCGGCTCCTCTTCAGATGAGGAAGGGCAGCGAACGTCGTCTGAACAGAACCCCAGAAGTTGATATCCTGAAGAACCAAGTAGATCAGTTCAGCACCTGCGCATATATATTTATCTTAGGAAATGAAAAGCAAACAAACAAGGCTAGCTCTAGGGATTTATTACAAGCTGAGAGCTGTATTTTGTGACGTCTGGAATCTCCTGAAACGCGCCTACGCTTGCGATGCCAGCATTGCACACGAGATGGTCCACTGAAACAGACAAAGGAAAAGCTTGCACAAGCCAAACTGTAAATGTTGGGGAGTCTCATGCACTCACATCGGTCGTAGTGACTGATCGCGGTCTGAACAAATCTGTTGCAATCATCGGGGGCAGAGACGTCGCCCGGGAGGACGATGACGTCACGCGCGCCGAGCTCGAGTGCTCGGTCGGCGACCTGCTGGAGGCTCGACTCCCTTCTTGCGACGAGGGCGAGGGAGGCCCGCTTCAGCGCGTATTGGTAGGCCAATTGCTGCAGAGAACGTCACAAATGAGCTGAATCTAATAAACAGAGAGCACCTGAACATCATCATGATCATGTGGCAGCTACTAGTCGATCGTCGTTATGGACGGACCTATGGTCAATAATGAATTTGTAGTTCCTAATCCCGTGGTGATTCTAAGAGTATTAAACAAGTAAACAGTAAATTAGGAACATAAACACTCGCAAGAAATTAGTAGCAAATCTAGTAAATCTAAACATGCAAAAGGCAAAAGCAAAACTGAGCACGTAAAGATACAGTAGGGTCCGATACAGTAATAGTAACAGGCAGTGGACGACACAGTGTGTGTCACGGTGTCACCTCGCCGATGCCGGAGGAAGCTCCGGTGATGAGCACAACCTTGCCGGTGAGGTCCTCGGGGAAGAGCCAGGAGAGGAAGGAGTAGCAGGTCTTGAAGAGGTAGTAGGGCGGGTAGAAGAGCAGCAGGCTGGCCACCATGGCCGTCGTCCCCACCCAGTTGAGCACGCCGTTCACCATATCCATGACGACTTCGCCCTCTCTTCGCTTGCTTCGCCTGCTTGCTCAGTTGCGCACAACGGGACGGAAGAACTACGAATGAAGACGAGCCTCGCTAGCTAGTCGCTCCGTGCCTTCTTAACTTTTAATGGATGTGCCGCAGTGGACGTCTCTCTGTTATCACCAGTGAGGAGCGCGACCCAGGATCGGTCGCCTGCTGCATGGATAGAGCAAGCTCCGCGCGGCGACACGTACCTGCCGCCGGCCGAGACGTGGAGAGCAACGAGGCTGAGAGCGAGAGGACACAGCGGTGGACGCCGTCTCCCGTACAGCACCTACTGGATGATGTCGTCCACGCGTCCGCTCCCATCAATCTCGATGCATATCCTACATTGCACCGAAGGAGTTGCTTCTGGAAACATATGGCCTTCGATTTGAGCTTGTTACAGCCGTTGTTCGGCTGCTGCTGCATGTGTATTGCCATTTGCCAGCGGTTGAATGAAAGCTGTGGCTGCCACGAGCACCGAACAGACCTTTGGTGCCTCCTGGGATACGATGTACGGTAATTGCTAAGAGCATTTTCACCATATATCCCATCTAATCTCCTAATCTAAAAATGTAGTGTTTAGGAGATGAAAGTGCTATAGCACATCTCCTATATCTATAATTTTTAAGAGATCTCTTAAAAGAAGTATCATCTTTCCTAAACAAAGGAGACACCCACCTCTTCCCTCTCCCTAAAAAAACATTGGACACAAGTTTTACATAATCTGCTGCAGTAGTTATATCCTAAATTGATTTTAGAGTACTCTCTTAATTAATAGGAGATACGATATGAGAACTctggtggagatgctctaagattgTAAACTGAGGGCTCCTGTTGGAGCGTTGCAAGCTGCAGCTGATGCGCGGGAGCGGAGCTGAATGTGTCCTTTTGTTGAACCATGTATTTGCAAATATGTAACTTCTTGTatttggccctgttcgtttcgctgaaaagtcagattgaaaagtattgttcgttgatttgttatgagagaaaaatattatatcatggctgataaggtcaAGCGAACAGACCCTATTTAAACAAAAAAATGTCctccattttttttaaaaaaaaatgtcctttttttttttgggtttccCGGTTTCTGCAATTTTTCCTTGTTTCTGTTTTTTGAGATCCCTGAGATATAAACCGATTTTTGTCCCTTTGTTTTTGGCTTTCTCAGTTTGTGTTTTTTGAGACCCTGAACCTTTTTTATGGCTTCCCAGTTTCTGCACTTATTTTGTCCATTTTTTCAGGATTTCCTTGTTCTGTTTTTTGAGACCCCTGAGATATAGACCGATTTTTGTCCCTTTGTGTTTGGCTTTCCCAGTTTGTGTTTTTTGAGACCCTGAACTTTTTTTTCCCTCCATTTTTTCTGGCTTCCCTGTTTCTGTTTTTTGAGACCCCTGAGCTATATAAGCTGTGTCTTTCGAGGCACTGCACTCCAGACCGCAGTGTTCAGGATTCAGCATGCCAATCAACAACGCAGAAAGACCCCCATCATTTGCCATGATATATCCGAGTTTTCATGCACTGCGCCTCTCAAAGTCTTCTAAGGAAAAAAAAACTTGCCAGGTACACGCACTGCTTGTCTCTCTCTGCTCACTCTCCAgtctcccttctccttcccttTTTCTTCGGAATGCATGCATCGCAACggtaaaaaagaaaaaacaccaAGACGGTTTCACCAGTTTATGTGCCGCCTGCTCTCCAAGTACAGTAGGACACCAACACTGAACTGTGCCTGTCCGTCCGTTGCAAGCGTCATCAGGTTTTACAGTACCATACAAATACATCCAAACAGGAAAGCAAACAAAGCTCTAGCCATGGGCCATTCAATCCGATCGAAGCTGCGTGTCTTGTCCATTTCACATGCATGGTACCACATGCCAAACGCCCAGCCGATTCCGGCTATATAATGTGAGGTTTTTCCTATTTACTACGTGGTAGTTTGACTGTCTCTAGCACGGTAAGAGGTTGGGTGCCCGGCCGTGTGGTCCTCCTACGGCTGTCAGTGGCGCTCCACCGCCGGCCGGACCTGCTCCGCCGTACGTCCGTTCAGGACCAGCGCCGTGCTCCCTCCCAAACCGCGCTGCCAATGGCGACACCGCTGCATTCACGGCATCGTACTCGTACACACCAAGAGAAAGTACACGTACAGCGCCTGCGTCGTCGTCGCCTTGAACAGAGCGAGCATTCCAGTAACGCATTGCAAACTCTGCAATAACGCGCTGCGACGTTCATGTTCTCTGATGATGCAGACAAAGGAGAGCTAGACGCAGCTACAGCCGCAGGCATTGGCAAATGAAAAAAACAGCAGTCGCAAATCTTTGGGACCTTCCATCATATTCATTTTTTCCTATCCTCATCTGTACACTCGTCTACACAACAGCTTACTTCAGTACAACAACAACGATGACGTCATCAATCCA belongs to Miscanthus floridulus cultivar M001 chromosome 4, ASM1932011v1, whole genome shotgun sequence and includes:
- the LOC136550481 gene encoding 11-beta-hydroxysteroid dehydrogenase 1A-like isoform X2, whose amino-acid sequence is MDMVNGVLNWVGTTAMVASLLLFYPPYYLFKTCYSFLSWLFPEDLTGKVVLITGASSGIGEQLAYQYALKRASLALVARRESSLQQVADRALELGARDVIVLPGDVSAPDDCNRFVQTAISHYDRLDHLVCNAGIASVGAFQEIPDVTKYSSQLDINFWGSVQTTFAALPHLKRSRGRIVVTASATGWNPVPRMSFYNAANAALMNFFETLQTELGSQVGITVVTPGWIESEMSKGKYLKEHGEVEVDQEMCDAQIGLFPVEYDKNCAKAMVQAAQQGERYLTVPAWFRAMYLWRVFAPEVVEICYRLLYMHGHGARQADTASRTMAESGGKQLLYPTSLRSEEIKSD
- the LOC136550481 gene encoding 11-beta-hydroxysteroid dehydrogenase 1A-like isoform X1 codes for the protein MDMVNGVLNWVGTTAMVASLLLFYPPYYLFKTCYSFLSWLFPEDLTGKVVLITGASSGIGEQLAYQYALKRASLALVARRESSLQQVADRALELGARDVIVLPGDVSAPDDCNRFVQTAISHYDRLDHLVCNAGIASVGAFQEIPDVTKYSSQLDINFWGSVQTTFAALPHLKRSRGRIVVTASATGWNPVPRMSFYNVGNFFFHPLRQQDFISACWDFETLPVSCTELGSQVGITVVTPGWIESEMSKGKYLKEHGEVEVDQEMCDAQIGLFPVEYDKNCAKAMVQAAQQGERYLTVPAWFRAMYLWRVFAPEVVEICYRLLYMHGHGARQADTASRTMAESGGKQLLYPTSLRSEEIKSD
- the LOC136550481 gene encoding 11-beta-hydroxysteroid dehydrogenase 1A-like isoform X3; this encodes MDMVNGVLNWVGTTAMVASLLLFYPPYYLFKTCYSFLSWLFPEDLTGKVVLITGASSGIGEQLAYQYALKRASLALVARRESSLQQVADRALELGARDVIVLPGDVSAPDDCNRFVQTAISHYDRCAELIYLVLQDINFWGSVQTTFAALPHLKRSRGRIVVTASATGWNPVPRMSFYNVGNFFFHPLRQQDFISACWDFETLPVSCTELGSQVGITVVTPGWIESEMSKGKYLKEHGEVEVDQEMCDAQIGLFPVEYDKNCAKAMVQAAQQGERYLTVPAWFRAMYLWRVFAPEVVEICYRLLYMHGHGARQADTASRTMAESGGKQLLYPTSLRSEEIKSD